One Varibaculum prostatecancerukia genomic window, GGTGTAGTCCGATTTCGTCTTTGTAGCCACCTCTCTAGTTTAGAGGGTGGCGCTTTTAGGGTTGCTAGCGGCTTTCCGAGGGCGCGCTTTTGTGAGGGACTTCCCGTCCGTTTGGGGGCAACTTTCTATGCTTTTAGAGTGTTGGTTTTACCTCCAGCGGAATAAATATATGAGTTAATAAAGGTAAAGAAAGTGCCTAAGTGACTGACTTTAGCTAGTCCAGGAAGAAGGAATCGCCTTGAAACGCGTAGCAAAGATGCTAATCGGTACGCTATTAGCTGTATTCGCGCTAACAATACCGGCCGCACCCGCAAATGCAGCCAACGACTATCTGCTTGATATGTCTATAGATGAGGATTTAGAAGTTCATGCATCTATCAACATTCCGTTGCCGGATGACCCCCTGAGTTTTCTGGGGGGCAGTTTAAATTGTGGGTTGCTAAAAGCATCGACTGAGCTTTTCCCCGGAGGAGTCAGCGATCTGAGTAACTTCAAAGTTGAAAGCTGTGACCAGCAAGGGAAAAACATCTCTTTGGAAGTTTCGGGGCAGGCAAGAGAGGGCGACCACAGCGCTAGCGGCTGGAAAATTACCAAGGATGAAATTACCTTGTCCGTTCCTCCCAACATTGGTGCGGCATCAGATGCAAACGAGAGTAATATCGGCGGAATCCGGATTACCTTCCCCGGAAAAGTTAAAAGTGTACAACCCAATATTGGATCCACTTCTGGCAATAGTTGGTCAGTAGATAATCCTAGCGAAATAGACGAAACAGTAACTATTACTGCTGACCGTCATGGCTCCAACTTGGGGTTGATTCTGGGAATCACCATCCCAATAGTCCTAATAGTTGTAGCGGCGATTGCGGCGGTGGTAGTGATAAGAAACCGCAAGAATAAGCAAGCTTCTACTCAGTCTATGCCAGGATATGGCGCCTATCCCCCGCCGCCTGTGCCCGGAAACTCCCCAAACCCTGTCCATCCGCAGGTACCGAGGCATCCGGCTTCAGTCGCTCCGGGGATACAGGAAACAGCGCCTTCTAAGCCTGGAGGTATACCGGTTACACCTGGAGCCTCTGGGATTCCTGCGGGGCAACCACCAAGGCCTGGAGTTTCGGAAACACCTGATGGGCAGCCACCTCTGTCTCAGGCTCATTCTCCCCTACCTAATCCGGGTGACAGATCTGGATTTGAGCCTGCTGTCTCCGCAGATGTGGGTACCCCGACCGGGCAGCCTTTTATGCCCGATATTCCTCAACCCTCTGTGTCTAAGGATTTGGTAATGCCCGGGGAGCAGCCGCACGTTCCTGGCTCTCCACAAATATCGGCTGAGCCATCTCCTAAGAACGAAACTGCGGAAGCACCGAGCGAACATCCGCCCCGGGCTCAAGCTGAGGGGTTGCCCGAGAATCAGCCGTCTACTTCGGACGCTGGCAGAATGTCTCCAGAGCAGCCGCCTGCTCCTGGCACTGCTCAGCCTCCTATGCCCCCAGTTTCTCCTCAAAATGGATATCCTCCCCAGTACGGTTACTTCCCAGCTCCACCAGCTATGCCCGGATACCCCGCCCGACCCCCAATGCCGGGTTATCCGGCGTCAGCTGCTCCGGGAATGCAGGAAGCAGCGCCTTATATGCCTGGAGGCAAACCGGCAGCACCTGGAGCCTCTGGGATTCCCGCGGGGCAACCCTCCATGCCAGGTAGTGCTACATCCCCGATTTCAGGCGCGCCGTCTCAAGGTGGATATCCGCCCGGATACGGCTACTTCCCAGCTCCACCCGTTATGCCCGGTAACCCCGTCCAACCTCCCATGCCGGGCTATCCGCCATCAGGTACACCTGGTGCGCCGGGAGCTGCGCCCTATCCCCCGAATATTCCTCCGCAAGGACAAGCGGGAGCGCCCGTGCCAGGTGGCTACTATCCCTATCAGTATCCTTATCCCTATCCGCCCGCTAATCCTCAAGGCTCGCAAGCTGGATACCCGATGCCACCTCAAGGCTACGGAACGCCTGCCCCAGGATTCCAACCTCCTGCAACTCCCCCACAATCAGGAGAACCAGGAAATCCGGGAGAATCGGGACAAACTGCCGAATCCCATAGCGGACAACATGCATCCCACTCGCCGCAGCCTGGACAGTCCGGGCAACCCGCGAAATCCCCCGAACCCGCACAATCGAAAGAAACAGGAGAACCGGGAAATTCGAACGACTCGGAACAAGAGCTCCCCTCTAGCAAGCCCAGGCACGCAGCCGAGCCAGCGCAAGCTGACCTGACAGTTCTAAAGACAGATTCTCCCGAGGCGATAGCACCCAAGCATTCGAGTCCAGCCGACCAAGCAGAGCAACCTGGACAGACAAACTAATAGGGAAAAGTTAAAACTCCGGGTTTAGCCCAGTTCAAAGGCAAATAGCTAGATGGCGTCTCCAGCTTAACGGGCGCGGGACAGCGAAGTTAACGGGGCGTTTTGGGCTTCCTCGAAATGCAGCTGCTCGGTGTTATCCACGATTTCGGCACCACTTTCCCGCAAAGCCGGCACTAGGGCGTGGGCGTGATGGGCGCAGAAAAACAGATTGCCGGCCTCCAGGCGGGCAAGAACCCACGCCTGCGCTCCGCAGGTATCGCAACGATCAGTCGCATCAAAAACATAGGTTTGCTCACTCATGTCCTCATTGTCTACTGCGTACGAGCGGAAGTCACGCCACGGATCGAGCTTTCGCGCCTGGCAGAACTAAACCGCCGTCCTTGCCAGTAGCAAGGACGGCGGAAAGTTAAAAGTGTGACGCCGCTCCTAATCCAGGTAGTCGCGCAACACCTGACTGCGCGAGGGGTGACGCAACTTCGACATAGTTTTGGATTCAATCTGGCGGATACGTTCACGGGTAACCCCATAAACTTTCCCGATCTCGTCCAAAGTTTTCGCCTGACCGTCACCCAAACCGAAACGCATCGACACTACCCCGGCTTCCCGCTCGGACAGGGTGTCGAGGACGCTACGTAACTGTTCTTGCAACAAAGTGAAGCTGACTGCATCGGCTGGTACCACCGCCTCGGAGTCTTCGATCAGATCCCCAAATTCGCTGTCGCCGTCCTCGCCCAGAGGGGTATGCAAAGAAATCGGTTCCCGACCGTACTTTTGCACTTCCACCACTTTTTCAGGCGTCATATCCAGTTCTTTAGCTAGCTCCTCGGGAGTAGGTTCGCGCCCCAAATCCTGCAGCATCTGCCGCTGTACCCGTGCAAGCTTATTGATTACCTCGACCATGTGGACGGGAATTCGGATAGTGCGCGCCTGATCAGCCATCGCGCGGGTAATCGCCTGCCGAATCCACCAGGTTGCATAGGTAGAGAACTTATATCCCTTGCTGTAGTCGAATTTTTCAACTGCACGAATCAGACCCAGGTTACCTTCTTGAATCAGATCCAAGAACAACATTCCCCGACCGGTGTAGCGTTTCGCCAGTGACACCACCAAACGCAAGTTGGCTTCTAGCAGGTGATTCTTTGCGTGTTGACCATCAATCGCCAAAGAATGTAGATCCCGACGCATCTTAGAAGTCAGGTTTTCCGATTCAGTTTCCAGCTTGTGCTGCGCATAAAGACCTGCCTCAATGCGCCGTGCCAAATCTACCTCTTCTGCGGCGTTTAGCAGCGCAACTTTCCCGATCTGTTTCAGGTAGTCCTTAACCGGATCTGCAGTCGCTCCTGCAACCGTGACTCGTTGCGCAGGTTCATCGGTTTCATCAGAATCAGAAACGGTGAAGGCATTGCCTTTCTTTTGCCCCTTAGCATTAGCTTTTGCCTGGGCAATCGCCTTACTTAAGCCTTCAGCGGCAGTGGCGGGAGCAGCTTCTTCCTCTTCTTCCTCATCTTCTTCGGGTTCGCGATCTTCACCATGCTTTTCGTCATCTTCATCTTCGTCGCTATCGTCGAGCTCCGATTCGATGTCAATTTCTTCTTCGCTGCTTAAATCCTCGTCACCAGGTTCAACCGTATCTTCATCTACCTCGGCATCTTTTACCGTGAGCTCTTGCTCTTCATCCTGAAGAGTGCTCTCAATTTCCTTTTCTTTTGCGCTAGTTTTCTTGGTGGCAGTCTTCGCCGTGCTCTTCGCACCGGTCTTGGTGGCAGCAGTCTTCTTAGTTGCCGACTTCTTGGCTGTTGCTTTCGTCTTGGTTTCTTCAGCCTTCGCCGAAGCCTTTGCCGGAGCTTTCGCAGCGGTCTTGGCGGTACTGGCTTTTTTAGCCGCGGTAGTTTTCTTCGCTGCGGCGGTCGTCTTAGTTGCCGCCGGTTTAGAGGTCGCGGTCTTCGAAGTAGCCTTAGAAGCAGCCTTAGTGGTGGTGCTAGCTTTAGCCGCACTGGTCTTCTTTGCCGCAGCGGAGGTCTTCTTTGCTGCCGGCTTAGAAGCTGCAGTCTTTGCCGGAGCCTTCGCAGCAGTCTTGGCGACACTGGCTTTTTTAGCCGCGGTAGTTTTCTTCGCTGCAGTGGTCTTGCTGGCTGCGGCGGTCTTTTTCGCAGTCGTGGTCTTCTTAGTTGCCGCCGTTTTCGAGGCAGCAGTCTTCGCTTTAGCTGCGCTAGTAGTCTTCGCAGCAGCGGAGGTCTTCTTTGCTGCCGGCTTAGAGGCCGTAGCCTTCTTGCTGGTAGCAGCCTTTTTCGCCGTAGTAGTTTTCTTGGCTGCCGGTTTGGAGGACACAGTCTTCGCTGTGCCCTCAGTAGTCTTTGCCAGAGCTTTCGCAGCGGTCTTGGCGGTACTGGCTTTTTTAGTCGCGGTCGTCTTTTTCACCGCGGCGGTCTTACTGGCTACAGCGGTCTTCTTAGCCGTAGTAGTCTTCTTTGCTGCCGGCTTAGAGGCTGCAGTCTTAGCTGATGCCTTCGAAGTAGCGGTCTTGGCAGTACCGGCTTTTTTAGCCGCGGTGGTCTTGCTGGCTGCAGTGGTCTTTTTCGCAGCAGTAGTAGTTTTCTTAGCTGTAGCGCTCGTTTTGCTGGCTGCAGTAGTCTTTTTTGCGGTAGCAGTCTTCTTTGTTGCCGGTTTGGACGCCGCCTTCTTGGTGGCAGCAGTCTTCCTAGCCGTCGATTTGCTCGATGACTCCGAAGCCTTAGTTTTCGCTGCACTAGTAGTTTTTTTAGCGGTCGCGGTTTTGCTGGCAGCAGCAGTCTTTTTCGCCGTAGTATTCTTCTTAGCCGAGGCTGTAGTCTTCGCCGTGCTCTTCGCACCGGTCTTGGCGGCAGTAGTCTTCTTTGCCGCAGTCTTGGTGGCGGGTTTTTTCGCCGCGCTCTTAGCGGTCTTAGCAGCAGTCGTTTTCCGAGTGCTGGCGGTGGCACTAGCTTTCGAGGAAGTTTTCGCGCTAGATTCAGATTGAGCAGGTTTAGTAGTCACAGCGACCTTTCCTGATTCCTAAACGTTTTCATAGAGAATGCTCAACAATTATAATTCAATACCACACTTTCTAGCACATATCCAGGGAAGTTTCGCGGCCAGAGTAGAACACGCAGGGAAAGGAAGTAGCAGCTAATGCCCACTGAACAGGAGTTTTCCACCCAGATTGACGAACTATTACCGAAGGCGTGGCAGAGCGGGCTGCAGCCTTGGCGCGACCTCGAGGGAGTGGAAGAATTATTTCAAGTGGGACTGGCAGCACTTTCCGGAGGTAAACGCACCCGCGCTCGCCTCGCCCATACCGGCTGGGCCGCGATCAGCGGTAACCATTCCCGCCCTCCCAAGCAGGTTTTTGACCTGGGAGTGGCCCTAGAGATTTACCAAGCCAGCGCCCTCGTCCACGATGACATTATTGATAACTCTCCCCTCCGACGGGGAAAAGATGCAGCTCATATTAGTTTCGCGAAACAGCATCTCAGCGAGAAACGCCAAGGCAATTCGCAAGAATATGGCAGTTTTGCCGCGATTTTACTGGGAGATTTACTGCTGGCGGTAGCCGATCAATGTGCTTTCGCGGTCACCTCTGCTTGCAAAGACGCTAATGCTTTTTTCGCCAACTGGACCGAGATGACCCGGGAAGTGGCCGCCGGTCAGTACCTGGACTTGCGGCTCGAAACTGATGAACTTGATCCCGCTGTAGCGCGAGAGCGAATTTTAACGGTGGTTCGCCACAAGTCAGGGCGTTATTCGGTTGCGCATCCGCTAACCTTGGGGGCGCGCCTAGCTGGTGCCAGCCCCACCCAACTGAAAACCCTTTTCACCATCGGGGAATACTGGGGAGTCGCCTTTCAGCTTTGCGATGATGAACTCGGAGTGTTCGGTGACCCCAGCCAGACTGGAAAGCCTGCAGGCGGTGACTTAACCGAAGGGAAGAAAACCGCATTGTGGTCTCTAGCGGAACAGATGCTTAGCGATTCCGCGCGGCAGGGGTTGCATTACGTGTTTGGCAACCGGGCAGCTACTGCCGGACAGATTTCGGCGGTAACTGAAGCCTTAACTGTGCAAGGGGTAAAAAGCCGACACCGCGAACTAATCGCAGAATATGCCGCTAAAGGTGATGCCCTAGTAACAAGCGGTGATTTTGATAGTGCTGGCCGCCAGGCACTGCTTAAGCTCGGACGGGCGCTGGTTGAGCGCGAATCCTAAAATATTTTGCTTAAAGAGCCTGCATGGCTGCCACTGAATTAACTTTGGTGTGGCTTCCGGCGCGCAATAAATCCAGCGGGCGCTGCTCGTCTAATAACGGTTGGGCAGAAAGCACCCACTCGGTTGCCTCTTGAACGCTAAAACCCCCATCTATCAGGGTTAGCATGGTGCCGGGCAGACGCTCAATCAAAGTCCAGCCCTGTGGGGTTTCCAGTAGGCTATCCGCTACGATCTGCAGTTTTCCCTGTTCATCAGGTAAGGCCAAAAGGCGATGTTCTTTTAGGAGGCGGTGGGTACGAGTAACTTTTACCCCGAGGCGCTCGGCGACTTCCGCGAAACTGATCATATCCATGTTCTTAGCCTATCTAAGGTGGCAAGCCGGTTCCTACCCGCGCCGCTTACCGGCAATAGGGCAAGCGCCCGCTAGGATTGCCTTATGAGTATCGATCCGGAAGCTAGAGGACGCCCTAGCAACTCCCCGCGGGAATCGTCCATCCCGCGTGCAGCTGGAAAAAACAGCGAGCAGATTCCGGAAATAGAGCAGCGTGCAGGCGATGAAGACCAGATGTTGAAACGTCTGATAGATCAGCGCTACCGGATTTTAAGCATTATAGATACCGGCGGGATGGCCAGTGTTTACCGCGCCCACGACGAACGGCTGGGACGCGATGTGGCGCTCAAAATTATGCATCCCCACTTGGCAAACACCCCCTCTCTAGTAGAGCGTTTCGAGGCGGAGGCGCGTTCAGCTGCCCGCTTGATGCATCCGGAAATTGTGCAGATTTTTGATCAGGGAACCTGGCGGCGGCGCCCCTACCTGGTGATGGAGTTTATTAACGGACCGAACCTGCGCCAGGTACTGACTAAAGAAGGCGCTTTGTCTTTAGGACGTGCCTTAGAAATCACGGAGCAAGTTTTAGAGGCTTTGCAGGCCGCGCATGGGATGCAGATTATCCACCGGGATATTAAACCAGAAAATATCTTGTTGGCTCCCTCCGGAAAAGTAAAAGTAGCTGATTTTGGACTTGCTCACGCAGTTAATCAAGCTACTGGCACCACTACCGGATCGGTGATGGGGACGGTCACCTACCTGGCTCCGGAACTTATTTCCCAGACCACCTCGGATGCCCGTTGCGATGTGTATTCCGTGGGGATTATGGCCTATGAACTGATCAGCGGGGTGCCGCCTTTCCAAGGCGATACCGCGATTCGTACCGCGTGGCAGCATGTAAGCGAGGATGTTCCCCCGCTTTCCGATACTGTGCCTTGGATTCCCAGCGAGGTCGATGACTTGATTGCGGCGCTTACTGCCCGCGATGCCCAAGACCGCCCGGTCGATGCCGGAGCTGCTCTACAGCTAGTGAGGGCGGTATCGGAATGTCTAAGTCCCGAGCTGAGTGAACGGAAAGCTAAGCGCCCGGTAGACCTGCCCCAAGAAAAAGAAACTGAACGCACCCCCCTAGGAAGAGGTGGTACTGCAGTGCTGCCGGTTTTACCGGTCGCCTCCCCGCAAGTACCTGCAGCTCCAGTTCGTCCTCATGGCGCGCCTGCTCACAGTGATTCTTCCGCTACCCCGCCTGTCTCCAACCAAGGAAAATCAGTAGCTGTGGTTGCAGCTGACAGTGCGGAGGAGACTCCAGACACCCCTCCCCAAAAGAACAGCAAAAAACGCTTGGTAGCTGCGGTTATCGCCTGCATTTTGGTGCTGGCGGGAGCTGCCGCTGGATGGTATTTTACTTTGGGTCCCGGAGGGCGAGTAGCAATACCTAATGTGGAAGGGAAATCCGCGGCACAAGCCAAATCC contains:
- a CDS encoding DUF7455 domain-containing protein, yielding MSEQTYVFDATDRCDTCGAQAWVLARLEAGNLFFCAHHAHALVPALRESGAEIVDNTEQLHFEEAQNAPLTSLSRAR
- a CDS encoding RNA polymerase sigma factor, which encodes MSSKPAAKKTTTAKKAATSKKATASKPAAKKTSAAAKTTSAAKAKTAASKTAATKKTTTAKKTAAASKTTAAKKTTAAKKASVAKTAAKAPAKTAASKPAAKKTSAAAKKTSAAKASTTTKAASKATSKTATSKPAATKTTAAAKKTTAAKKASTAKTAAKAPAKASAKAEETKTKATAKKSATKKTAATKTGAKSTAKTATKKTSAKEKEIESTLQDEEQELTVKDAEVDEDTVEPGDEDLSSEEEIDIESELDDSDEDEDDEKHGEDREPEEDEEEEEEAAPATAAEGLSKAIAQAKANAKGQKKGNAFTVSDSDETDEPAQRVTVAGATADPVKDYLKQIGKVALLNAAEEVDLARRIEAGLYAQHKLETESENLTSKMRRDLHSLAIDGQHAKNHLLEANLRLVVSLAKRYTGRGMLFLDLIQEGNLGLIRAVEKFDYSKGYKFSTYATWWIRQAITRAMADQARTIRIPVHMVEVINKLARVQRQMLQDLGREPTPEELAKELDMTPEKVVEVQKYGREPISLHTPLGEDGDSEFGDLIEDSEAVVPADAVSFTLLQEQLRSVLDTLSEREAGVVSMRFGLGDGQAKTLDEIGKVYGVTRERIRQIESKTMSKLRHPSRSQVLRDYLD
- a CDS encoding polyprenyl synthetase family protein, which translates into the protein MPTEQEFSTQIDELLPKAWQSGLQPWRDLEGVEELFQVGLAALSGGKRTRARLAHTGWAAISGNHSRPPKQVFDLGVALEIYQASALVHDDIIDNSPLRRGKDAAHISFAKQHLSEKRQGNSQEYGSFAAILLGDLLLAVADQCAFAVTSACKDANAFFANWTEMTREVAAGQYLDLRLETDELDPAVARERILTVVRHKSGRYSVAHPLTLGARLAGASPTQLKTLFTIGEYWGVAFQLCDDELGVFGDPSQTGKPAGGDLTEGKKTALWSLAEQMLSDSARQGLHYVFGNRAATAGQISAVTEALTVQGVKSRHRELIAEYAAKGDALVTSGDFDSAGRQALLKLGRALVERES
- a CDS encoding Rv2175c family DNA-binding protein; its protein translation is MDMISFAEVAERLGVKVTRTHRLLKEHRLLALPDEQGKLQIVADSLLETPQGWTLIERLPGTMLTLIDGGFSVQEATEWVLSAQPLLDEQRPLDLLRAGSHTKVNSVAAMQAL
- the pknB gene encoding Stk1 family PASTA domain-containing Ser/Thr kinase, with product MSIDPEARGRPSNSPRESSIPRAAGKNSEQIPEIEQRAGDEDQMLKRLIDQRYRILSIIDTGGMASVYRAHDERLGRDVALKIMHPHLANTPSLVERFEAEARSAARLMHPEIVQIFDQGTWRRRPYLVMEFINGPNLRQVLTKEGALSLGRALEITEQVLEALQAAHGMQIIHRDIKPENILLAPSGKVKVADFGLAHAVNQATGTTTGSVMGTVTYLAPELISQTTSDARCDVYSVGIMAYELISGVPPFQGDTAIRTAWQHVSEDVPPLSDTVPWIPSEVDDLIAALTARDAQDRPVDAGAALQLVRAVSECLSPELSERKAKRPVDLPQEKETERTPLGRGGTAVLPVLPVASPQVPAAPVRPHGAPAHSDSSATPPVSNQGKSVAVVAADSAEETPDTPPQKNSKKRLVAAVIACILVLAGAAAGWYFTLGPGGRVAIPNVEGKSAAQAKSMLVKAELKVKISREYSDTIAPNKATRTDPKAGEKAWKKSQVNLYISRGIEYVKVPDLTGKDGNQAAKLLIGAKLKLAGTSAEYSDEVEKGKIIATDPKAGTTLRHHSKVKVTISKGKEPIKLPDLAGKTEDEVAETLSDLKLEMEKTTEFSDSVPRGKVIGQEPEAGTTVYHHDQIKVRISQGPEMVEVPNVTALSMEEAKQKLTDLGFQVNVQKQLLGIAPNRVYSQSPGGGTKLKNGSTVTLTYV